Proteins co-encoded in one Luteolibacter sp. Y139 genomic window:
- a CDS encoding DUF1592 domain-containing protein codes for MPVRATSTLLLALLACQTSGAADDPAAVFESKILPILEDYCYTCHGDGEDKGKVSFDAFGSTAALMDQTKLWDHALRNVRAGLMPPPKKDRPSSDELATLVDWIKRGPLKLDPANPDPGRVTLRRLNRVEYRNTIRELTGYDFRTDEEFPADDTGYGFDNIGDVLTTSPMLLEKYMQAAETIVEKGLPQENRVTPRKTFPAGMFRGKGQRGEGDYQYRLSLYDSADLTAKLKIEKAGTYRVILNARPTGSFSYDPGRSKLTWSVEGKQQLQEETKWGGSKLISEIEVKWEPGEYPLQLTLEPLVGKDKQPPDLGDGPPFVDLELGGITLVGPLEPQYAVHPPNYEKFFTRDQVPDDAAGRDEYRTEILRRFATRAFRRPVDDATVAKLAGFAKESAEVPDGTFEKGIARAIAAILASPRFLFRMEQVLPESDPAKHPLLDEWSLASRLSYFLWSTMPDDDLCRLAEKGELRQNLSTQVARMLRDDRSDEFVENFAGQWLQARDVESVSIDARTVLARDNGTERENRERFENFRRLNREIDEAEKARDDTKLAALKEEMTTLRAKFRSPGQRRIEFSGSLRSAMRKEAEMLFRRTLREDRSLLELVENDSTYLNEELANHYGVPDVRGGDMRLVKLPADSPRGGVLTMGTVLAVTSNPTRTSPVKRGVFILDNILGTPPPPPPPNIPSLEASVKGTDGEELSLRDALAMHREKALCSSCHSRMDPMGLAFENFNALGAFREKELGKPIPSSEGRLITGEKFANVSELKHLLVTSRRQDYYRCITEKVLTYALGRGPEPCDITTVDSIIDGLEQSGGKFSTLITGIIESPAFQKRQRTTP; via the coding sequence ATGCCTGTCCGCGCCACTTCCACCCTCCTGCTCGCCCTCCTCGCCTGCCAGACCTCTGGCGCGGCGGACGATCCTGCCGCGGTGTTCGAGAGCAAGATCCTGCCGATCCTCGAGGACTACTGCTACACCTGCCACGGTGACGGCGAGGACAAGGGCAAGGTCAGCTTTGATGCCTTCGGCTCCACCGCGGCCCTGATGGACCAGACCAAGCTCTGGGACCATGCGTTGCGCAATGTTCGCGCCGGCTTGATGCCGCCGCCGAAAAAGGACCGCCCGTCCTCGGACGAACTGGCGACCCTCGTCGATTGGATCAAGCGCGGCCCGCTCAAGCTCGACCCCGCCAATCCCGATCCCGGCCGCGTCACCCTCCGCCGCCTCAACCGCGTCGAGTACCGCAATACGATCCGCGAGCTCACCGGCTACGACTTCCGCACCGACGAGGAATTCCCCGCCGACGACACCGGCTACGGCTTCGATAACATCGGCGACGTCCTCACCACTTCGCCGATGCTCTTGGAGAAATACATGCAGGCCGCCGAGACCATCGTCGAAAAAGGCCTCCCGCAGGAAAACCGGGTCACCCCGCGCAAAACCTTCCCCGCCGGCATGTTCCGCGGCAAGGGCCAGCGCGGCGAGGGCGACTATCAATACCGTCTCTCCCTCTACGACTCCGCCGACCTCACCGCGAAGCTGAAGATCGAGAAAGCCGGCACCTACCGCGTGATCCTGAATGCGCGCCCCACCGGATCCTTCTCCTACGACCCCGGCCGCTCGAAGCTCACCTGGTCGGTCGAAGGCAAGCAACAGCTTCAGGAAGAAACGAAGTGGGGCGGCAGCAAGCTCATCTCCGAGATCGAAGTGAAGTGGGAGCCCGGCGAATATCCGCTGCAACTCACGCTCGAGCCGCTCGTTGGGAAAGACAAGCAGCCACCTGACCTCGGCGACGGCCCGCCCTTCGTTGACTTGGAACTCGGCGGCATCACCCTCGTCGGCCCGCTGGAACCGCAGTACGCGGTTCATCCGCCGAATTACGAAAAGTTCTTCACCCGCGACCAAGTGCCGGACGATGCCGCCGGACGCGATGAGTATCGCACCGAGATCCTCCGCCGCTTCGCCACCCGCGCTTTCCGCCGCCCGGTCGATGACGCCACCGTCGCCAAGCTCGCTGGCTTCGCCAAGGAGTCCGCAGAAGTCCCGGACGGCACCTTCGAAAAAGGCATCGCCCGTGCCATCGCCGCGATCCTTGCCTCACCCCGCTTCCTCTTCCGCATGGAGCAAGTGCTCCCGGAAAGCGACCCGGCCAAGCACCCGCTGTTAGACGAATGGTCGCTCGCCTCGCGCCTGTCTTACTTCCTCTGGTCCACCATGCCGGACGATGATCTGTGCCGTCTGGCCGAAAAGGGCGAGCTGCGGCAGAACCTCTCCACTCAGGTCGCCCGCATGCTCCGGGACGACCGCTCGGATGAGTTCGTCGAAAACTTCGCCGGCCAATGGCTCCAGGCGCGCGACGTCGAAAGCGTCAGTATCGATGCCCGCACCGTCCTCGCCCGCGACAACGGCACCGAGCGCGAAAACCGCGAGCGCTTCGAGAACTTCCGCCGCCTCAATCGCGAGATCGATGAAGCGGAGAAGGCCCGCGATGATACCAAGCTGGCCGCCTTGAAGGAAGAGATGACAACCTTGCGCGCCAAGTTCCGCAGCCCAGGCCAGCGCCGTATCGAGTTCAGCGGCTCCCTGCGCAGTGCGATGAGAAAGGAAGCCGAGATGCTCTTCCGCCGCACCCTCCGCGAAGACCGCAGCTTGCTCGAGCTAGTTGAAAACGACTCCACTTATCTCAACGAGGAACTCGCCAATCACTACGGCGTCCCGGACGTCCGCGGCGGCGACATGCGCCTCGTGAAGCTGCCGGCCGACAGCCCGCGCGGCGGCGTTCTTACGATGGGCACCGTACTTGCCGTCACTTCGAATCCCACCCGCACCTCACCGGTGAAACGCGGCGTCTTCATCTTGGATAATATCCTCGGCACTCCTCCCCCACCGCCACCGCCGAATATTCCATCGCTCGAAGCCTCCGTAAAAGGCACCGACGGCGAGGAACTCAGCCTGCGCGACGCCCTCGCCATGCACCGCGAAAAAGCCCTGTGCTCCTCCTGCCACAGCCGCATGGACCCCATGGGCCTCGCGTTCGAGAACTTCAACGCCCTCGGTGCCTTCCGCGAAAAGGAACTCGGCAAGCCCATCCCATCGTCCGAAGGCCGGCTCATCACCGGCGAAAAATTCGCCAATGTCAGCGAGCTGAAACACCTCCTCGTCACCTCCCGCCGCCAGGACTACTATCGCTGCATCACCGAGAAGGTCCTCACCTACGCCCTCGGCCGCGGACCGGAGCCCTGCGACATCACCACCGTCGATTCCATCATCGATGGACTGGAGCAATCCGGCGGCAAGTTTTCCACCCTCATCACCGGGATCATCGAATCCCCCGCCTTCCAGAAACGCCAACGCACCACGCCATGA
- a CDS encoding DUF1552 domain-containing protein — protein MNAATNRRRFLRGMGACLALPSLEALLPRVSAAEVAARGFATTASGAPLRMAYLYFPNGAVPGAWTASGAGADFKLENTLAPLEALKHRVQVISGLDLKNAEPGNDGAGDHARANGSFLTGVRVRKTAGADIYAGVSVDQIAAQQIGRSTRFASLELSCDPHRKSGGCDSGYSCAYESNLAWRTPTSPLAPESNPRLIFERLFGSGNPGERSDSLTRRHKQQRSILDFVMDDAKSLSKELTARDKAKMDEYLTGVREIEERIVTAESFKDIPDPDMATPDGIPKAYDDYIRLVFQMTALAFETDATRIASIILARDGSNRSFPEIEIAEGHHALSHHRNNEDMIRKVTLIDRFYAERFSEFLGMLEAKKDADGQSILHNSMIVYGCGNSDGNRHTHTNLPIVLAGNGGGAFNPGRAWDANEKPLCNLYLNMLDAMGTPSLERFGDSTDRMAGV, from the coding sequence ATGAACGCCGCCACCAATCGCCGCCGCTTCCTCCGCGGCATGGGAGCCTGCCTGGCCCTGCCATCGCTCGAGGCCCTGCTCCCACGCGTCTCCGCCGCCGAAGTCGCCGCACGCGGATTCGCCACCACGGCCAGCGGCGCACCACTGCGCATGGCCTACCTCTATTTCCCGAATGGTGCCGTACCCGGCGCATGGACCGCCTCGGGTGCCGGTGCTGACTTCAAGCTGGAGAACACTCTCGCCCCTCTGGAAGCGCTCAAGCACCGCGTGCAGGTCATCTCAGGCCTCGACCTCAAGAACGCCGAGCCCGGCAATGACGGCGCCGGCGACCACGCCCGCGCCAATGGCAGCTTCCTCACCGGCGTCCGCGTGCGGAAGACCGCTGGAGCCGATATCTATGCCGGCGTCTCTGTCGATCAGATCGCTGCCCAACAGATCGGCCGCAGCACCCGCTTCGCCTCGCTCGAACTCTCCTGCGATCCCCACCGCAAGTCCGGCGGCTGCGACTCCGGCTACTCCTGCGCCTATGAGTCGAATCTCGCTTGGCGCACGCCCACCTCGCCACTCGCGCCCGAATCGAATCCCCGTCTGATCTTCGAGCGCCTGTTCGGCTCTGGCAATCCCGGCGAGCGCAGCGACAGCTTGACCCGCCGCCACAAGCAACAGCGCTCCATCCTCGACTTCGTGATGGACGATGCAAAGTCGCTCTCCAAGGAACTCACCGCCCGCGACAAGGCGAAGATGGACGAGTATCTAACAGGCGTCCGCGAGATCGAGGAGCGCATCGTCACCGCCGAGAGCTTCAAGGACATCCCGGATCCCGACATGGCTACGCCGGACGGCATCCCGAAGGCCTACGACGACTACATCCGCTTGGTCTTCCAGATGACCGCACTCGCCTTCGAGACCGATGCCACCCGCATCGCGTCGATCATCCTCGCCCGCGACGGCAGCAATCGCTCCTTCCCCGAGATCGAAATCGCCGAAGGCCATCACGCCCTGTCGCATCATCGCAACAACGAGGACATGATCCGCAAGGTCACCTTGATCGACCGCTTCTACGCCGAGCGCTTCTCCGAATTCCTCGGCATGCTGGAAGCAAAGAAGGACGCCGACGGCCAATCGATCCTCCACAATTCGATGATCGTCTATGGCTGCGGCAATTCCGACGGCAACCGCCACACCCACACCAATCTCCCCATCGTCCTCGCCGGCAATGGCGGCGGTGCCTTCAACCCCGGCCGCGCCTGGGATGCGAACGAGAAGCCGCTCTGCAACCTCTACCTGAACATGCTCGATGCGATGGGCACGCCCTCTCTCGAGCGCTTCGGCGATAGCACGGACCGCATGGCAGGAGTCTGA
- a CDS encoding alpha/beta hydrolase has product MKLLLSLSLALIATLHAEEIFLWPNGAPGSEGKTEPEVVTKSDSGELTVTHVHKPTITPYLPAKEKATGAAVIVAPGGGHKLLCVTHEGSNVAEWLAQHGVAAFVLKYRLASEEGSTYTVDDHAVADMHQAIKYVRSHAGEWGIKNVGVMGFSAGGEVCSIASMKFTPEDRPDFQALIYPGRSQRIVPFEGSPPAFLAASSNDRPDISEGLTKVYLDFKKAKIPVELHLYAGGGHGFGLRPGRNAPVDQWILRFDEWLKDRKFVPAS; this is encoded by the coding sequence ATGAAGCTGCTCCTTTCCCTCTCCCTCGCGCTCATCGCGACTCTCCACGCGGAGGAAATCTTTCTCTGGCCGAATGGCGCTCCCGGCTCCGAAGGTAAGACCGAGCCCGAAGTCGTCACCAAGTCCGACAGCGGCGAACTCACGGTCACACACGTCCACAAACCGACCATCACGCCCTATCTGCCCGCCAAGGAAAAGGCCACCGGTGCCGCGGTCATCGTCGCCCCCGGCGGCGGACACAAACTGCTCTGCGTCACCCATGAAGGCAGCAATGTCGCCGAGTGGCTCGCTCAACACGGCGTCGCCGCCTTCGTTCTCAAATACCGCCTCGCGAGCGAGGAAGGCTCCACCTACACCGTCGATGACCACGCCGTCGCCGACATGCATCAGGCCATCAAATACGTGCGCAGCCACGCGGGCGAATGGGGCATCAAGAACGTCGGCGTCATGGGCTTCTCCGCCGGCGGCGAAGTCTGCTCCATCGCCAGCATGAAGTTCACCCCGGAAGACCGCCCCGACTTCCAGGCCCTCATCTATCCCGGTCGCTCGCAGCGCATCGTCCCCTTCGAAGGATCGCCACCCGCCTTCCTCGCCGCATCGTCCAACGACCGCCCCGACATCTCCGAAGGCCTCACCAAGGTCTACCTCGACTTCAAGAAGGCGAAGATCCCCGTCGAACTCCATCTCTACGCCGGCGGCGGCCACGGCTTCGGCCTCCGCCCCGGCCGCAACGCCCCCGTCGACCAATGGATCCTCCGCTTCGACGAGTGGCTGAAGGACCGGAAGTTCGTCCCGGCATCCTGA
- a CDS encoding class I SAM-dependent rRNA methyltransferase, which yields MPTVRLKYFSYHPAIWPRMIGEVTRDAKPGSLVQVLDKEGKPFGSAFWNPKAGMPLRVFAHGNEAVDESFFLGAIQRAASLRREVMKLDETTEAYRAIHADADQMPGLVADKFGNVMSLEITNLAAFQRLDAWVPALHEAFGTEKAHIRVDPDLARIEGIPSLTHHLSEKLRPLKIREHGATFQIDPSGGHKTGFFCDQRDNRKKFGELAAGRSVLDLCCYTGGFSVNAALAGAEDVTAVDLDENAIEVAKRNGNLNQKRIKFTHGDAFTWARTMIENGRKWDLVIADPPKFIHGKEDQLGHNKYHDLNKLALQLVKPGGLFVTCSCSGMLSPDEFEKIVVSASHRQDRRLQIFDRTGAGPDHPTLSNYPESRYLKLLWCRVIG from the coding sequence GTGCCGACCGTCCGCCTCAAGTACTTCTCCTACCACCCCGCCATCTGGCCCCGGATGATCGGGGAAGTGACCCGCGATGCCAAACCCGGCTCGCTCGTCCAGGTGCTAGACAAGGAAGGCAAGCCCTTCGGCAGCGCCTTCTGGAATCCCAAGGCCGGCATGCCCCTCCGCGTCTTCGCCCACGGCAATGAAGCGGTCGACGAAAGCTTCTTCCTCGGTGCCATCCAGCGCGCCGCCTCGCTGCGCCGCGAGGTGATGAAGCTGGATGAAACCACCGAGGCCTACCGCGCCATCCACGCCGATGCCGACCAAATGCCCGGCCTCGTCGCCGACAAGTTCGGCAACGTGATGTCGCTCGAAATCACCAACCTCGCCGCCTTCCAGCGCCTCGATGCCTGGGTCCCCGCGCTGCACGAAGCCTTCGGCACCGAGAAAGCCCACATCCGCGTCGATCCCGACCTCGCCCGCATCGAGGGCATCCCCTCGCTCACCCATCACCTTTCCGAAAAGCTCCGCCCGCTGAAAATCCGCGAACACGGCGCGACCTTCCAGATCGATCCCTCCGGCGGCCACAAGACCGGCTTCTTCTGCGACCAGCGCGACAACCGCAAGAAATTCGGCGAACTCGCCGCCGGCCGCAGCGTGCTCGATCTCTGCTGCTACACCGGCGGTTTCTCCGTGAATGCCGCCCTCGCCGGCGCCGAGGATGTCACCGCCGTCGATCTCGACGAGAACGCCATCGAAGTGGCCAAGCGCAATGGCAACCTCAACCAGAAACGCATCAAGTTCACCCACGGCGATGCTTTCACCTGGGCGCGCACGATGATCGAGAACGGCCGCAAGTGGGACCTCGTCATCGCCGACCCGCCGAAGTTCATCCACGGCAAGGAAGACCAGCTCGGCCACAACAAGTATCACGACCTGAACAAGCTCGCCCTCCAGCTCGTGAAACCCGGCGGCCTCTTCGTCACCTGCTCCTGCTCCGGCATGCTCTCGCCAGACGAGTTCGAAAAGATCGTCGTCTCCGCCTCACACCGCCAGGACCGCCGCCTGCAAATCTTCGACCGCACCGGCGCAGGCCCCGACCACCCGACCCTCTCGAACTACCCCGAGTCCCGCTACCTGAAGCTGCTCTGGTGCCGGGTGATTGGTTGA
- a CDS encoding DMP19 family protein, with protein sequence MNRRLLVTIGLLLIAGVSAQDKPPVDPPSPPKQEHLPIPADWPGVEYAEVRAYLYNPGDNAENLILENGKLHAEVVNPEGIKLDATHTERLLATFRGKAPDGAGVGCFTPHHGFVFYDRDGKPVADVTACFLCEIGVANPGSHSMTTWEFNSLARLVQDLGLPVFKDPTEAEAHFIGLARHWPDAKVKAAIDKYLFDGAKENVMDRSALVTLLQGLGERTHPFLLAYLADENLRTGWLKKDPAAPFMGTLLGRLCDSFGDTPPAAVIPLLAPLLDGADVAARCKAAEVIAKTGVPELIPQIRKALADSREDLSDALILPPPTSDEKPPSSGITVYRCAFAGLQVALDRGTLHPEAKDQLFPDVKALGGIFDEQGWAKALIQMNSNRAMEFFLSPEMFNPDSPRLSAVMRTLCEMNLQIPRERLLTLCGELRSKHLGEDQKWIMKPALLLLGRQRHPDDLELLRGMGDETLASDALAGLLAWHGLEGYRERLAKQESEKGFAALNEPQRLHFAAEKFDSIRLCFGNPNIGGYFSGAGGEQWRDALAGLKALKQDALAAILEEAVAKFGEEGPDKDAETRRKQIAALEEKHAFDELEARLQEATNQLDLSLDRFAIEHAESFK encoded by the coding sequence ATGAACCGGCGACTCCTCGTCACCATCGGACTGCTCCTCATTGCTGGCGTCTCGGCCCAGGACAAGCCGCCTGTCGATCCTCCATCCCCGCCAAAACAAGAGCACCTCCCCATCCCCGCCGACTGGCCCGGAGTGGAATATGCCGAAGTCCGCGCCTATCTCTACAATCCCGGAGACAACGCCGAAAATCTGATTCTGGAGAATGGCAAACTCCACGCAGAGGTCGTCAATCCTGAGGGCATCAAGCTGGACGCCACGCACACCGAACGCCTCCTCGCCACCTTCCGCGGCAAGGCCCCGGATGGCGCAGGCGTCGGCTGCTTCACTCCTCACCACGGCTTCGTCTTCTATGATCGCGACGGCAAACCTGTCGCCGATGTCACGGCCTGCTTCCTGTGCGAGATAGGAGTCGCAAATCCGGGCTCCCATTCGATGACCACATGGGAGTTCAATTCGCTGGCCCGTCTCGTACAAGATCTCGGCCTCCCCGTTTTCAAAGATCCCACTGAAGCAGAAGCGCACTTCATCGGCCTCGCCCGGCATTGGCCCGACGCCAAGGTAAAAGCAGCCATCGACAAATACCTCTTCGACGGAGCCAAGGAAAACGTCATGGACCGCTCGGCACTCGTGACTTTGCTCCAAGGCTTGGGCGAGCGCACGCACCCCTTCCTTCTCGCTTATCTCGCCGACGAAAACCTGCGCACTGGCTGGCTGAAGAAAGACCCGGCCGCCCCCTTCATGGGCACTCTCCTTGGTCGTCTTTGCGATAGCTTCGGCGATACTCCGCCCGCCGCCGTCATCCCCCTGCTCGCACCTCTCCTCGATGGCGCCGATGTCGCCGCCCGCTGCAAAGCCGCCGAAGTAATCGCCAAAACCGGCGTGCCCGAACTTATTCCTCAAATCCGCAAGGCTTTGGCGGATTCCCGCGAAGACCTTTCCGATGCACTGATACTTCCCCCTCCGACATCGGACGAGAAACCGCCGTCCTCCGGCATCACCGTCTACCGTTGTGCCTTTGCCGGACTGCAAGTGGCGCTCGATCGCGGAACCCTGCATCCCGAGGCAAAGGACCAGCTCTTCCCCGACGTGAAAGCCCTCGGCGGGATCTTCGATGAACAGGGCTGGGCCAAGGCCCTGATCCAAATGAACTCTAACAGAGCCATGGAATTCTTCCTGAGCCCGGAAATGTTCAATCCGGATTCACCTCGGCTCTCAGCGGTTATGAGAACCTTGTGCGAGATGAACCTGCAAATTCCGCGCGAGCGACTCCTCACCCTCTGCGGAGAACTTAGGTCAAAGCATCTCGGAGAAGATCAGAAATGGATCATGAAACCCGCGTTACTCTTGCTCGGCCGGCAACGTCACCCGGATGACTTGGAACTGCTTCGCGGCATGGGCGACGAAACCCTCGCCAGTGACGCGCTTGCAGGCCTCCTGGCCTGGCACGGCCTTGAAGGCTATCGCGAACGCCTTGCCAAACAGGAATCGGAAAAAGGCTTCGCAGCCTTGAACGAACCTCAGCGACTTCACTTCGCAGCGGAAAAATTCGACAGCATCCGGCTCTGCTTCGGCAATCCCAACATCGGCGGCTATTTTTCCGGAGCCGGAGGAGAACAATGGCGTGATGCACTCGCCGGATTGAAAGCCCTGAAGCAAGATGCGCTGGCCGCGATCCTCGAAGAAGCTGTGGCGAAGTTTGGCGAGGAAGGCCCCGACAAGGACGCGGAGACGCGCCGAAAGCAAATCGCCGCCCTTGAGGAAAAGCACGCCTTCGACGAACTCGAAGCACGCCTGCAAGAAGCCACAAACCAATTGGACCTCTCCCTCGACCGCTTCGCCATCGAACACGCCGAGTCATTCAAGTGA
- a CDS encoding GNAT family N-acetyltransferase: MIDILHATEEHAEAAWQIFREVIASGDAYVFGADTTREAFLAYWFAAHAYVAMENGKVLGSYLIKANQPGRGSHVANASYMVAAAARGKGIGGLMCEHSLYQAKTLGFRAMQFNIVVSTNTAAVALWQKHGFAIVGTLPGAFRHETLGYVDALVMFRDLADIDSL, translated from the coding sequence ATGATCGACATCCTCCACGCCACCGAGGAACACGCCGAAGCCGCGTGGCAAATCTTCCGCGAAGTGATCGCATCGGGCGATGCCTACGTCTTCGGAGCCGACACCACACGCGAAGCCTTCCTCGCCTACTGGTTCGCCGCCCATGCCTATGTCGCCATGGAGAATGGAAAAGTGCTCGGCAGCTACCTCATCAAGGCCAACCAACCCGGCCGCGGATCCCACGTCGCCAATGCCAGCTACATGGTCGCCGCCGCCGCACGGGGCAAAGGCATCGGCGGCCTGATGTGCGAGCACTCGCTCTATCAGGCCAAGACCCTCGGCTTCCGCGCGATGCAATTCAACATTGTAGTCAGCACGAACACCGCCGCCGTGGCACTATGGCAAAAACACGGCTTTGCCATCGTCGGCACCTTGCCCGGCGCCTTCCGCCACGAGACCTTGGGCTACGTCGATGCCCTGGTGATGTTCCGCGATCTCGCGGACATCGATTCACTTTAG
- a CDS encoding RNA polymerase sigma factor, whose protein sequence is MRQGDGPMGEKAQARNADGRADAWDGTWLLTRIARHDPEALEELYRMWGDRLYSMALHWIGDEGAAKEVLQDCFLRIWKRAGDFDSEKSRGFTWCSMILRGLCLDVLRRKRRRAAVWEDWGKMPALEVPDRGGVEDLFFRDTVSRVRLALDQLDAGEAESVRVALFDPATLEDHAERWGVPIGTAKVRVHRAMEKLRALLKKGGVDAPQ, encoded by the coding sequence ATGAGACAAGGCGACGGACCAATGGGGGAAAAGGCACAAGCACGCAACGCGGACGGACGGGCGGATGCCTGGGACGGCACGTGGCTGTTGACCCGGATTGCCCGTCATGATCCGGAGGCGCTTGAGGAGCTCTACCGGATGTGGGGCGACCGCCTCTACAGCATGGCCCTGCACTGGATCGGCGACGAGGGTGCGGCGAAGGAAGTCCTCCAGGATTGCTTCCTGCGCATCTGGAAGAGAGCCGGCGATTTCGATTCCGAGAAGAGCCGCGGTTTCACGTGGTGCTCGATGATTCTCCGTGGCCTCTGCCTCGACGTGCTGCGGCGGAAGCGGCGCCGTGCCGCGGTGTGGGAGGACTGGGGAAAGATGCCTGCGCTGGAAGTGCCGGATCGCGGCGGGGTGGAGGATTTGTTTTTCCGCGATACCGTTTCTCGGGTCCGTCTAGCGCTCGATCAACTCGATGCGGGCGAGGCAGAAAGTGTGCGGGTGGCGCTCTTTGACCCGGCGACGCTGGAAGATCATGCGGAGCGCTGGGGTGTGCCGATCGGCACTGCCAAGGTCCGTGTCCATCGCGCGATGGAAAAGCTGCGCGCGCTTTTGAAGAAAGGAGGCGTCGATGCCCCGCAATAA
- a CDS encoding cellulase family glycosylhydrolase, whose translation MKPNLTTLLPALSCLLFLPANAQQWSPEQANAWHKTQPWRAGSNFVPSTAINQLEMWQADTFDPETIDRELGYAASCGMNSARVFLHNLLWEQDSEGLLKRMDQFLTIADKHKVGIMFVLFDDVWDPNPKLGKQRDPKPHTHNSGWVQSPGRDVLVDPAKRKALEPYVTGVLTRFKDDKRVIVWDLYNEPGNMNTSAYGKVELPPEEKKEHALELAKLCFEWAWKVRPSQPLTMGVWTGDWSTKEKRDALNAYQIDHSDIITFHAYTDLEKTKSMTEPLFAYGRPVVCSEYMARTAGSKLQDILPYFHDKKVDAYQWGLVAGKTQTQYPWESWKQTFTEEPKIWFHELFHKDGKPFDKEETDLYKKLTGN comes from the coding sequence ATGAAACCCAATCTGACCACACTCCTCCCAGCACTCTCCTGCCTCCTTTTCCTTCCCGCCAACGCCCAACAATGGTCGCCCGAGCAAGCCAACGCCTGGCACAAAACCCAGCCATGGCGCGCCGGCTCGAACTTCGTCCCCAGCACCGCCATCAACCAGCTTGAGATGTGGCAGGCCGACACCTTCGATCCCGAGACCATCGACCGCGAACTCGGCTACGCCGCCTCCTGCGGGATGAATTCCGCCCGCGTCTTCCTCCACAATCTGCTCTGGGAGCAAGACTCGGAAGGCCTGCTCAAGCGCATGGACCAGTTCCTCACCATCGCCGACAAGCACAAGGTCGGCATCATGTTCGTCCTCTTCGACGACGTCTGGGATCCAAACCCAAAGCTCGGCAAGCAGCGCGACCCCAAGCCACACACCCACAACTCCGGCTGGGTCCAGAGCCCCGGCCGCGACGTCCTCGTCGATCCCGCCAAGCGCAAGGCCCTCGAACCCTACGTCACCGGCGTCCTCACCCGCTTCAAGGACGACAAGCGCGTCATCGTCTGGGACCTCTACAATGAGCCCGGCAACATGAACACCAGCGCCTACGGCAAGGTCGAGCTGCCACCGGAAGAGAAGAAAGAACACGCCCTCGAACTCGCCAAGCTCTGCTTCGAGTGGGCTTGGAAAGTCCGCCCCTCACAGCCCCTCACCATGGGCGTCTGGACCGGCGACTGGAGCACCAAGGAAAAGCGCGATGCGCTCAATGCCTACCAGATCGATCACTCCGACATCATCACCTTCCACGCCTACACCGATCTCGAAAAGACCAAGAGCATGACCGAGCCGCTCTTCGCCTACGGCCGCCCCGTCGTCTGCTCCGAGTACATGGCCCGCACCGCCGGCAGCAAGCTCCAGGACATTCTCCCCTACTTCCACGACAAGAAAGTCGACGCCTACCAATGGGGCCTCGTCGCCGGCAAAACCCAGACCCAGTATCCGTGGGAAAGCTGGAAGCAAACCTTCACCGAGGAACCCAAGATCTGGTTCCACGAACTCTTCCACAAGGACGGCAAGCCCTTCGACAAGGAAGAGACCGACCTCTATAAAAAGCTCACCGGCAACTAA
- a CDS encoding HNH endonuclease → MHTCSVRRALKLLFLGHAQVVQTEGDERFRTHDLGSWIEHSSRDILDEVIHTVRIALRVPKIIVLALYEKLPRLEVRFTRRNVFLRDKHTCQYCAKVFSESDLNLDHVMPRDKGGRTTWENIVTSCIRCNTRKANKLTHEANMHPLRKPAAPRWRPMFGLKENAGTDESWTHFIDPDPSSVRMSA, encoded by the coding sequence GTGCATACCTGCTCCGTCCGCCGCGCGCTCAAGCTCTTGTTTCTAGGGCACGCCCAGGTGGTGCAGACCGAGGGCGATGAACGATTTCGGACTCACGACTTGGGGTCGTGGATCGAACATTCGTCGCGCGACATCCTGGACGAGGTGATCCACACCGTCCGCATCGCGCTGCGGGTGCCGAAGATCATCGTGCTGGCACTGTATGAAAAGCTGCCGCGGCTGGAGGTCCGCTTCACCCGCCGGAATGTGTTCCTGCGGGACAAGCACACCTGCCAGTACTGCGCCAAGGTCTTCAGTGAGTCCGATCTGAATCTCGATCACGTGATGCCGCGCGACAAGGGCGGGCGGACCACGTGGGAGAACATCGTCACCTCTTGCATCCGCTGTAACACGCGCAAGGCGAACAAGCTGACGCATGAGGCGAACATGCACCCGCTGCGCAAGCCGGCGGCTCCGCGCTGGCGGCCGATGTTCGGGCTGAAGGAGAATGCGGGGACGGATGAGAGCTGGACGCACTTCATCGATCCGGATCCTTCGTCGGTGAGGATGTCGGCGTGA